A region of Myxococcus stipitatus DSM 14675 DNA encodes the following proteins:
- a CDS encoding TIGR02266 family protein, producing the protein MTESNQAAVGLVVKLPFATPEEFLAKYGGNVTKGGIYLRARAVKPPGTAVTLDLRLASGERVIHAQAVVHFVTGQGGQGVLGMGLRFLAVDPQTRRLLDLAVATLPHAQSDSPPVPTGVGAPDYTVPPAQQLASPTVAVSPAASASSVAAAPAPAVMMSDAALGLSTEEPKRAGLVIGIDLGTTNSCAAYVRNGKPGVLNSREGHNTVPSIIAVNTRGKLVVGHPAKGQMLTNPRQTVYGAKRLVGRAYGSTIVEQIKDKFHYEITAGGNGDAGVKLSDHVYSLQQISALILREVREVAQNQLGQMVSRAVVTVPAYYNDNQRQAVREAGKLAGLYVERILNEPTAAALAYGYGRKLNQRVLVYDLGGGTFDASVLELTDNVYEVISTGGDTFLGGIDFDNAIVTFLLEEFQKKTGRPFQGDRVAMQRINDAAERAKCALSERSEMRVHVAFVTMIDDKPFDLDVVLTRQKLVELTEKLVVRTIQVCDEVLKAKGLGPKDIDEVILVGGQSRFPLVHEKITRFFGKAPSKGVHPDEAVALGAALLAHSLGQLEGVVLIDVLPMAIGVGLPGGRFKPVLERNTSLPSTKSYSLATHRDGQTELELTVFQGDSDKAADNEYLGTLKLAGLPKLPRGSVQVSVTFEVNNESLLKVTAREASTGREVTSTFSTRDTPEAVKAKLAQLDTEVASAATSASPSATSARVGGTQPQAPRMKAPVGGTTASPPRVAQSQITSTTQASAQAVAPMVTASKTWSLVGWLKSLFGRP; encoded by the coding sequence TTGACGGAATCGAATCAGGCGGCGGTCGGGCTCGTGGTGAAGCTGCCATTCGCGACGCCCGAGGAGTTCCTGGCGAAGTATGGCGGCAATGTCACGAAGGGGGGCATCTACCTGCGCGCCCGCGCGGTGAAGCCGCCTGGGACGGCCGTCACCCTGGACCTCCGGCTGGCGAGCGGTGAGCGCGTCATCCACGCCCAGGCCGTCGTCCACTTCGTCACCGGCCAGGGGGGCCAGGGCGTGCTGGGCATGGGCCTGCGCTTCCTGGCGGTGGACCCCCAGACGCGCCGCCTCCTCGACCTGGCGGTCGCCACCCTCCCCCACGCCCAGTCGGACTCGCCCCCAGTCCCGACGGGGGTGGGCGCGCCGGACTACACCGTCCCACCCGCGCAGCAGCTGGCCAGCCCCACCGTGGCCGTGTCCCCGGCGGCCTCGGCGAGCAGCGTGGCCGCGGCCCCCGCGCCCGCGGTGATGATGTCGGACGCGGCGCTGGGGCTGAGCACGGAGGAGCCCAAGCGCGCGGGGCTGGTGATTGGCATCGACCTGGGCACGACGAACTCTTGCGCCGCGTATGTGCGCAACGGCAAGCCCGGGGTGCTCAACAGTCGTGAGGGCCACAACACCGTGCCCTCCATCATCGCCGTCAACACGCGCGGCAAGCTGGTGGTGGGCCACCCCGCGAAGGGGCAGATGCTCACCAACCCCCGGCAGACGGTGTACGGCGCCAAGCGACTGGTGGGGCGCGCGTACGGCTCCACCATCGTCGAGCAGATCAAGGACAAGTTCCACTACGAGATCACCGCCGGAGGGAACGGCGACGCGGGCGTGAAGCTCTCGGACCACGTCTATTCGCTCCAGCAGATCTCCGCGCTCATCCTCCGCGAGGTCCGCGAGGTCGCGCAGAACCAGCTGGGCCAGATGGTGTCCCGCGCGGTCGTCACCGTGCCCGCGTACTACAACGACAACCAGCGGCAGGCGGTGCGCGAGGCCGGCAAGCTCGCGGGGCTGTACGTCGAGCGCATCCTCAACGAGCCCACCGCCGCGGCGCTCGCGTACGGCTACGGCCGCAAGCTCAACCAGCGCGTGCTCGTGTACGACCTGGGCGGTGGCACGTTCGACGCCTCGGTGCTGGAGCTGACGGACAACGTCTACGAGGTCATCTCCACCGGCGGCGACACGTTCCTGGGCGGCATCGACTTCGACAACGCCATCGTCACGTTCCTCCTGGAGGAGTTCCAGAAGAAGACGGGCCGCCCGTTCCAGGGCGACCGGGTGGCCATGCAGCGCATCAACGACGCGGCGGAGCGTGCGAAGTGCGCGCTGTCGGAGCGCTCGGAGATGCGGGTGCACGTGGCCTTCGTCACGATGATCGACGACAAGCCGTTCGACCTGGACGTCGTGCTGACCCGGCAGAAGCTCGTCGAGTTGACCGAGAAGCTGGTGGTCCGCACCATCCAGGTCTGCGACGAGGTCCTCAAGGCGAAGGGCCTGGGCCCCAAGGACATCGACGAGGTCATCCTCGTGGGAGGCCAGAGCCGCTTCCCGCTGGTGCACGAGAAGATCACCCGCTTCTTCGGCAAGGCCCCCAGCAAGGGCGTCCACCCGGACGAGGCCGTGGCACTGGGCGCCGCGCTCCTCGCGCACAGCCTGGGACAGCTCGAGGGCGTGGTGCTCATCGACGTGCTGCCCATGGCCATTGGCGTGGGGCTCCCGGGCGGGCGCTTCAAGCCCGTGCTCGAGCGCAACACCTCGCTGCCGTCCACGAAGTCCTACTCGCTGGCCACGCACCGCGATGGGCAGACGGAGCTGGAGCTGACCGTCTTCCAGGGCGACTCCGACAAGGCGGCCGACAACGAGTACCTGGGCACGCTCAAGCTCGCGGGACTGCCCAAGCTGCCGCGCGGCTCCGTGCAGGTGTCCGTGACGTTCGAGGTGAACAACGAGTCGCTGCTCAAGGTGACCGCGCGCGAGGCCTCCACCGGCCGCGAGGTGACGAGTACCTTCTCCACACGCGACACGCCCGAGGCCGTGAAGGCCAAGCTGGCGCAGCTCGACACGGAGGTCGCGAGCGCAGCCACGTCCGCGTCGCCGTCCGCGACATCTGCGCGCGTCGGCGGAACACAACCCCAGGCACCGCGGATGAAGGCGCCTGTGGGTGGAACAACCGCTTCACCGCCGCGTGTCGCTCAATCGCAAATCACGTCGACGACACAGGCAAGCGCCCAAGCGGTAGCACCCATGGTGACGGCATCCAAGACTTGGAGCCTCGTTGGATGGCTCAAGAGCTTGTTTGGCAGACCGTGA